From the genome of Nicotiana sylvestris chromosome 1, ASM39365v2, whole genome shotgun sequence:
CCTTCAAAATGAATGGATTATAAAGGGTTATTATTTTAGCCACAATCTGGTGCATCCAGGGGCGGCCCTTACATAAAGGAAGTAAAGCAATTGCTTTAGGCTCCACATTTATAGGGGGGCATTTTTTGTTACGCTTAATAGGCTATATATAAGTTTAAAAAAAGATTTTATGAAGtgaaaaagtttgatttctttctttaacaagtaTATAGAAGAAGGATTTGCACCTGCTATGATTTCTGCCAAGAAAATTacacttgaaatgaatatcgaacccgaatttcataagaaacgtgtgatatataggaagtaagAATTTTATGAGAATGTtgataataaaatctcaaatttttTTGAAGAGTCCTTTGGAGTTGATTACTTTATACATAGTAGACAAAACTATTTTTTctcttcaaaatagatttgaacaattcgaagcatatgaaaatatttttgattttctatttaacggtAAAAATTAAGATCACTACATGatggaaatttgaaaaaatattgccttaatcttgaatgttccttaaagcataataatcaattcgatattgatggtttagatttattttcggaattaaaagtattaaggaAAATAGTGCAATTAGAAGATAGTAGTTTAATTAATACACTCGGTCAAATAAAAAGATTCGATTCTTTTTCCAATGCCTATATTacttatggaataatgttaataactcttGTTACCGTCACTTTAGGAGAAAgaaattttcaaaattaaaattgataaaatattacCTAAGATCATCAATGCATCAAGAAAGGTTAAATAGATTAGCTTTATACAATTAAGAAAGACTTATTAGGAGTTAttcattataagaaaattattaataacttcGCATCTAAGAAACGCTAGAAAAATagactttaaataaataaatattttttttaaaaaaaaaagttaaggcCCATCATAaattttggctttaggccacaaaacTTGTTGGGCCGCCCCTGGGTCATCATACTCCAAACCAGCATTTCAAATGCAGATATTTTTTTAGTTGGTGGCACCAATGGTTGGGGCTTTAACATGAATGGCTGGCCTAATGGCAAGATTTTCAATGTTGGTGAATGGCGATGTCGTTGGTAAGGGAAATCATATACTCTAATTAATGAGAAATCATCTATTTAATTTTTGTAATTTGCACATGCAAAATAGAGCCGATAGTCTACCGGAAATAAcatatttgtttttttaaaggcagggataaggtctgcgtacactctatcctccccagaccccatttgttGGACTCTAAGTTGCGCGGACTCTTCGATTTTGGTGTCGTCCCCGTCCCGATACGAGACGGGAATGGGAGCGGGAGCGGAATACTCCCGGATTCGGTCAACTGACTTCGGACACTTTGACCAGAGTCCATCGACAAATTTGAGAGAAAAATTAagattttgatttctcaaaaacaaaaacaaaacagatTTAGGAGAATGAAAGATTGAATTCTACAATATTCATATAAGTTTTTCACAGAATATCTCTCAAaatttataatatttttataGCTCTACTTTTTATTAGCCGAATCCCGGCATCCATATCCATATCCGGATTCGCATCcccgaatcttaaaatttagattttGCCGAATTCGATACTCGGATCCATCCCCGTATCGTATACCAGCACCCGAATCTGAGCAACTTAGGTGAGACTACACagaatttgttgttgttgttgttgttgttactcatGCAAAATAGATAGTGCAAATAATAGAATGTGTGTATGTGTATTTTTTATCCAGAATTTAAGTATCAAGTCGGAATGCACAATGTGGTAATAGTGAGCAAGGTAGGATTTAATTCTTGTAATGCTACGGGAGGAGAAGTTGTGAGTTCGAGGGGTTGCTCCGATGGTAAGCAGCCTCCACTTCTAACCAAGAGGTTTTCGAGTCTTCCCAAGAGCAAGGtaggaagttcttggagggaaggatgtcaggggtctatttggaaacaacctctctaccccaggataggggtaaggtctacgtacatacTATCCTCTCCAggccccactaagtgggattatactgggttgttgttgttgttgttgctcctactGGAGGAGAAGTACTTAGTACAGGAGATGATCAAGTATTAGTTCCAAAGGGAACAACTTATTTCATCTATAGTATCGGAAATCATTGTGCTAAAGGCGTCAAAGTTGCGATTGACGGCAATTGATTTACTTTAAACTATATTTACCAAAATTTAAAAGAGTTTTTTGTTTCATTCTAACAATTGTAACCAGGTAATAGTTAAAATATTTATCATCTAGCCAGTAATTGCCCTTTGTTTGTAGAGTACTTGAATGGAAAACAAACATAATGAAATTTTCATTTCGTTACTCTTCTGCTACAAGTTACGACTTACTAGGGTTATTTTTTTTGTGGTTTCTCATCCGGTGTTCGATATCCGTATTGGATCCCGACTATATTCAGATTCGCGCCGAGTAGGGTCTCGTTCGGGGATAGTGCTCTACCAAAGATTTTTTGTAAAAGATATAGTTACAGTTAGTAGTTAACCATAGTTATCATAGTTAGTTAAGTTAATTTAGTTGTAATTAGATGTATAGTTGGGCCCCACTAGTTGGTTAGAGTAGTTAAGTACAACTTTTTCATTTACACTATTTAGTCGTCTTCATTCTCTCTGTCATTGAAAAAAGGAGCAGAGTTCTTCTTCTAAAAAATCCTCTCTCTAAAATTCTCTCTTCTTAATATTCGATTTCTAATTGCATGCCATTGATTAATTCATGATGGTATCAGAGCAGTATTAACGAGTGATTCTAGGAAATTTTTCGAGCAGTTGAAGAAAAATTCGAGAGGATCTACTCAAATTCAAAAGCTTAAACCCTAATTTTTCGTATTTCAATGGCAATTCCTGAAGATTCAACCACGAATGCGAATGTTGGAGCTCGATCTGGAACTGGAATGGTCAGAAGCACGACTATACTGGATCATAATCATCCTCTTTACCTCCATCCTTCAGACAGTCCTGGATCCATGTCGGTGGGATTAATTTTGATAGGAATAGAAAACTATTCTTTGTGGAGTCGTGCGATGAAAGTCGCATTGCTAGAGAAGAACAAATTATGCCTAGTTGACGGATCGACATCGAAGGAAGATTTTGGTACAAAATTGGGAAGTCAATGGGATCAATGTAATGCCATCGTCACCTCATGGCTTATGAGCAATGTAAGTAGAAAACTGGTCATAAGAGTGTTGTTTTCTTCTAATGCTCAGAAGATATGGGCAGCTTTCAAGGAGAGATTTGACAAAGTGAATGGATCGAGACTGTACTACTTGCACAAGGAGATTTTCACTCTAACACAGGGAATCTCATCTGTTTCGACATATTTTACTAAATTGAAGGACATTTGGGCAGAATATGATTCAATATTGCCACCTCCTTCATCTGCAACTGAATACATTGAGCAATTGGAATATCAGCGTTTGTTGCAATTTTTAATGGGGTTAAATGATGGTTTTGAGCAAGCAAGGAGTCAAATATTATTGATGCCAACATTGTTGTCCATAGATAAAGCTTATGCTATGGTAGTACAGGATGAAAACAGGAAAATGATTGCTGGAAATGCATATGGGCAAGCAGGGCACACTGATCCTACAGCTCTTTTCACTGCTCGACCAAGTAGAAATTTCAACTTAAAATGTGAATTCTGTCATTTAAAAGGTCATACTAAGATTGAGTGCTATAAGCTAATGAAATATGAATTTTGTAATAAGACAGGACATCGCAAGGAGAATTGTTACAAGATTGTTGGATATCCAACTAATTCAAGCAGAAGAAGAAAGCCAATGCAGTGATGGTTGACTCAACTGGACAGCAGGACTTGAGAAGTCCACAGACTACTTATCAGTCAGGAAGAAATGTTGAGACAGGTCAATCTTTCACCAAAGAGTAATACAATCAATTGTTGCAATTGTTGAACAAGAACTTCATTGAAGAAGCAAGTGTCAACATGGCAGGTAAATGTTTCTGTGGCAATATAGCACTCTGTGAAAACTTAGAGCTATGCAAATGGATAGTTGATACTGGTGCTACTAATCACATGACTGGTGATAAAAGTTTGCTAAAAAATGAAACTTCAGTAGGGAACTCAGGGCAATTTCAACTACCTACAGGGGATTCAGCCACTATTTCTCATATGGGAGAATGTCAGCTCACATGAGGTGATGTATTGAAGGATGTGTTATGTGTACCATCTTTCAAGTTCAATCTTATGTCAGTCTCAAAAGTAACAAAAGATCTTAAGTGTAGTGTTAACTTTTTTCCTCAATGTTATGTATTTCAGGACCTCTTGTCTGGGAGGGTGAAAGATATTGGTAAAAGAGAGGAAGATCTATACATTCTATCAGCTGCACTAGGAAAGAAAATGAATAAAGACTTTGCAATGACTAATAAGGGAAACATAGATATATGGCACAAAAGAACATGACATGTACCGGTTCAGGTTCTTAGAAGAATTTCCAGTCTACAAGGATATAGTAGCAACATACACAGTAGTACATTGTCTAAATGTGAAATCTGTCCCTTAGCTAGACAAACTAGAGTGCCATTTCAAACTAGTACTAGCAGAAGTATGTGCAGTTTTAACTTGATTCATTTGGATGTATGGGGACCTTATAAGGTTGCTACTCATAATGGAATGAGATATTTTCTTACACTAGTTGATGATTATACTAGGTGGACTTGGGTGTTTCTCATGAGACTTAAGTCTGATGTTATTTTCTTGCTCAAGAATTTCATTGCTATGATTAAGACACAATTTGACAAGCAGATCAAGGTCTTTAGGTCAGACAATAGTGGTGAGTTCTTCAATCATGCCTGTAGAGATTTATTTCAATcacatggaattattcatcaaagcTCATGTCCTTACACTCTTCAGCATAATGGAGTTGTGGAAAGGAGACATAGACACATACTTGAAACTGCTCGAGCAATCAGATTTCAAAGATATTTATCCGTCAGGTATTGGGGACACTGTATTGACTCTGCTATATATATCATCAACAGGATTTCTTCATCTGTTTTGGGGTGTAAATCACCCTATGATCTGCTCATTTGTAAACCACCTTTACTAATACATCTCAAAGTTATGGTTGCCTATGTTTTGCTACTAACCTAGTAAACACTGACAAATTTGCACCAAGAGCTGTAGGGTCAGTTCTATTGGGCTATGTTGCACATCAAAAGGGATATAGGTTGTTGGATTTGGAGAATAGAGTATTTTTTATCAGTCGAAATGTGGTGTTCTATGAAGACATGTTTCTTTTTCATGTAGCTGAAAGCACATCCAACTCATTCTTCTTAGACATGTGTCCAGTGCCTAGGCAGGATTTCAGTGAAGAACCAATGGCAGTGGAATGTTCTGCTACAGATAGCTCTTATGCCACACCTAATATTCCAAGCCCTTCAGATATGATTTCTGTTCCTTTAACTGAACAGGACAATCCTTCAACTACTATTCATAGCAATGCTGAAGTTCAACCTAATCCTCCTGCAGCCCCAATTGTTTCTTCTGATGTTCCCATTGATGTGGGATTAAGAAAATCAACTAGGGTATCCAATACCTCTATATGGCTTAAAGATTATGTTAGACCAGACAAGTCAGGCTCTGTGAGTTGTTGCAAATATCCTATCTCAGAGGTTATTGGATATGAGGTCATCTCCTCAAAGTATTAAAGTTATTTGGCTAGCTTCTCTATTGAAGTGGAACCTACaatatattctgaagcaatcaaGGATAAAAGGTTGGTGGAAGCAATGCAGGCAGAGATTCAAGCCTTGGAGGATAATAAAACTTGGGAgttggttcctttgccacaaaGATAGAAGGCTATAGGGTGCAAATGGGTCTATAAGATCAAGTATAAAGTAACAGGAGAAGTAGAAAGATTCAAGGCTCGTCTAGTAGCCAAAGGATATAATCAGAGGGAAGGATTGGATTATCAAGAGACCTTTTCACCCGTAGTGAAAATGGTCAATGTTAGGAGTGTGTTGGCTCTTGCAGCATCAAGGCATTGGCtcatccatcaaatggatgtctaTAATGCTTTTTTGCAAGGTGATCTCACTGAAGAAGTATATATGACTATTCCTCAAGGTTTCTATGGTTCACACAATAAGTCCACAGTTTGCAGGTTGATGAAgtctctctatggactcaagcaaaCATCTAGGCAATGGAATATCAAATTAACTTCAGCCCTAAGGGATGTTGGTTTTCAACAAAGTCACTTGTATTATTCTCTTTTCATCAGAAAGACAAAAgctcacatagtcattgttttgGTCTATGTTGATGACCCACTTATTACTTGGGATGATCCTGCACTACTTCAACAAACTAAATATGAACTGCAATCTTCTTTCAAGATCAAGGATCTAGGAGAGCTTAAATATTTCATAGGCCTAGAATTTGACAGAAATGGTGATGGAATATTGATGCATCAATGTATATATGCATTGGAGCTTATTTCTGAGTTAGGACTCTCATGTGCAAAACCTGTGGGATGCCCTATGGAGCCTAATCTGAAGCTTACCACTTCTGAATTTGACAACCATGTAGGATTATCTGATGATGTACTGCTAACTGATCCTGGACCTTATCAAAGGTTGTTGAGTAAGCTGCTCTATTTGACCATCACGAGGCCTGATATTTCCTTTGCTTTCTAGAGTCTCCGTCAACTCATGCATAGTCCCAAAGTTTCACACATGGAAGCAGCACTTAAAGTGGTGAGATACATCAAAACTAGTCCAGGACTAGGAGTTTTCCCCCCGACAAAATGTTCAGAGTCATTATCAGCATATTGTGATgcggattgggttgcatgccccAATACACGCATGTCAGTCACTGGTTATTTTGTCAAGCTTGGTAGTTCTCTCATTTCTTGGAAGTCAAAGAAACAGACTACCATATCTATGAGTTCAGCTGAGGCTGAATATCACAGCCTTGCTTCTACTGTTGCTGAAATTGTATGGATACTTGGCTTACTCAAAGAACTGGGAATTGAGCACCAGTCTCCTGTACCAGTTTATTGTGATAGCAAATCAGCTTTTGCAATTGCTGTCAATCCAGTTTTCCATGAGCGCACGAAACATATTGACATTGATTGTCACTTCATCcgtgaaaagattcaacaaggCCTCGTCACTACTCACTATGGCGCTACACAAGAACAAGCAGCTGATCTCCTCACCAAAGGCCTTAGTCAACCACAACATGCCTATTTGTTGTCCAAGCTAGGACTTTTGAACATTTTTCCCAGTCCTAGCTTGAGGGGATGTAAAGGATATAGTTATAGTTAGTAGTTAACCATAGTTAGTTAAGTTAATTTAGTTGTAATTAGATGTATAGTTGGGCCCCACTAGTTGGTTAGAGTAGTTAAGTACAGCTTTTCTATTTACACTGTTTAGTCGTCTTCATTCTCTCTGTAATTGAAAAAAGGAGCAGAGTTCTTCTTCTCAAAAATTCTCTTTCTAAATTTCTCTCTTCCTAATCTTCGATTTCTAATTGCATGTCATTGATTAATTCATCATTTTTCCATACCCAGGGCTCGAATTCTAGACCTTTAGTTAAAGGTGAAGTAGCTCATCCATTACACCTCATCCTTTGATggtaatttaattaataaatcaTTTGAAtgttagaaactagacttaaAGCGTTACAATTTTGTTAAATAGCGAATCATGACAATACAAAAGTTTTTCACTATCTAGCAGTACAGAATGTGGAAGGCAGCAAGGCTGCTTAAAGGATTTTAATGTTTAATCTTATAGTTATGTAAGCTATGATTTAATCCTAAGTCATTTTGAGGTCGCTTAAGACGTCTCTAGCAGCAGACTAAGTTTTATCGTCGCCACAATCCAAAATATTACCATCACCTAGACTAttgtttttttaatttataaagaaATTAAACCTTCGATTAATCTTTCTACAAACTTGAGCCTCAAGTCCCAAAAAATGAGCAAAATAGTTAAGGTGATGTTTGTTTTCAAAGCTGAACATGAATAATCTAGAGGAATTTTTTAGTTTTGTAGAAATTGAAAAACTTTTTGGTTTaatgttttgtttttttacaAACATTAAAAGGAAGTCTGAAAACCTTTTTCACCTGTTTTTGTGAAGCAAAGTTCAACCCAACAAGTATTCTTTTTCACGGTAAATACTTGAGACAATTGCCAAAGAGAAATAGGAGAATAAAAACAATTAAATTGGATAACAAAATAGACCACAAATTACCCTAATCGTATTACAGATGTTTCTTGGAGATAATTAATTAAGATTGAGGCACAAACTATGTTGCTCACTGACTATCTTAGTTTATGAACAAAGCGCAGTAAGGTCTTATAgctatataaaatatttttttctcacaatttttttttttttttaaaaggtatACAAATACAACTATGTCTTTTTATGCTGGTGCGCATTTGGCCTAATTCATCGAATATTTATTTTCTCTCACCAGCATTATATCGTGTGATATGTCTTTCAGAGCATAGTGAAAAGAAAATTATGTCCATTAAAACATCACTAAATGTGTAAAATCagtaaatattttctttctttactgAAATTTAAATCCTGATATTACATGATTCATTCTAACTTCATTTAACAATAAGGCACACCTTTGAATGTTACTACAAAATTTTCTTTTGCACACACTTTTCTAGTTAACAAAAAAAACTATATTTCAATGGAATTTTTATATTCTTATAcactatataaaattatattaccctccctactcaagttttactataattacattttatatacccaattaccatttatgtatattttaagggaattaatgataataactagtgtcctaaaattactctaacatatcttccactccctcacgtttctctctccacatcccacCCCTCCCTCCCCACGTATCTTGcacaagagagcagcaattccaccattgacaatcATTAAAAAGTTTTggagctttgaattcgaatttgggttttcaaaaaatagtgtttgtttggattggatgttgttgcaaagaattgagaattctctctacgtctctctatctctcaatccaaatttcagtaatgtaaagcaaaggaaaagagaacagCAATTCcatcattgacagccattaaaaaactttgaagctttgaattcgaatttgggttttcaaaaatcattatttgtttggattgggtgttgttgcaaataattggaaatatggtttggagtttatatctcaattttgagcggttttggtgaagattagacttgattttggctgaatttcgaaaaagaagaagaagaagaagaagaagaagaagaagacatgacatacattatactaCAGAAATTGTaataaaattgtagaaaaattatattctgttgtttatatatttttcttttatttatttaactattgtatgaaagttgaataacattatataaaaattatatttaagttgtatgatattgtagttgtatataactgagtagaaatattgtatgaaaattgtagataagttgtataatatataattagttgtatgaaatttatttttgctatgtataaatcagatacaaaatatacaaaagacatattatataaaatttgtatttaagttgtatgttattgtagttgtatttaactgggtagaaataatgtgtgaaagttataaataagttgtaaataaattgtataatatataattagttgtatgaaatttgtttttactatgtataaattagatacaaaatatacaaaagacatattgtaaaaaattgtatttaagtggtattatacaaaaggaaaaataatgtatgaaagttgtagataaattgtaaataagtgtatactatataattagttgaatgaaatttatttttagtatGTATATTGTTATAAATATGTCAATTTGTATTAAATTTGTacgaaaattatttttaaatttgtatgttattgTATCATATATTGTCTGAGATGCCGCTAATTATTTGATTCTCACTATTATTGGCACTTTACAAGTTTTTTGAAACCATGAACACACTCAAAAGAACGATAGTCTAAGAGCAGACCGCGAAGTCTTAATTTAATTAGAGCAACGCGAAACTTAAACTGCTTTAAAGATAACTTCAGTAATGCAATAACCCATCAATTTTTGTCATTGACATTTGCTTACATATACTTATCGTTGTCTTCTTGTGAATGAATGTGGTAATTGTaatttctaggtttattttcaactCCCAAGTCCTCGCCATGAAAggggaaaaaaggaaaataaattaaggAGAAAAAACTTTAATGCTTAATTTGACCCAAATTGTAAACAGAATAGGACGAGAACTATTTGGTAGCTATGAACTTGTGACGTAACGGGAATAGTATTTGCTCTAAAATTTGCGTAATTGAAGTTTTGTTTGTTATGGCTTAAAATAGGTAATACACAATTGGAAGGAGTCCTCTTAAAAGATGAGTGgaaagaaaataggaaaaagatATAACTAAATCTCCTAATTTAAgcactaataatggattgtatatattttgtagttAAACTGTGTTTAGGTCGGgtaaattcaaaaatataaatatttttcgtaataaagtttcaaatagtgtattGAAATGAAAAAATTGCTATTTCAATTAGCATTATCAGAAAATATTAAGAAAGAGGACAAGACGAATAGGCCTGATGTTTGTTGGGCTTCATTTTACAAAATTGGGCCCCCAAAGCCCTACTAACCCTGTGTTTCTACACTTTATAAGCCTCTTACCATCTCAAATCTGAAAACCCTAGCAATCAGTTGCAGCAGCGGAAAGAGCAGACCAGCATTTTCTTGCCTCAAGGTATAAACCCTAACCAATTCGACTGCCCCTTAACAATGTCATCTATATGTTTATTGCACGTTTGCTCACTCACAGTTACAATATTGCAGCTAAATCGATTGAGTAGAAAATGTCGATCGGAGAAATCGCTTGTACCTACGCATGTTTGATCCTCAACGATGAGGACATCCCTATCACTGTATGTTTCTTTGCCCTTACGATTGTTTTCCggatttgttttattattttgtgATGTATTGGTTTTGGTTTGTTTTGATTATTAATAGGCTGAGAAGATTTCAAGTATCGTAAAAGCAGCAAATGTCACCGTGGAGCCTTACTGGCCGCTCTTGTTCGCCAAGCTTGCTGAGAAGAGAAATCTCTCAGATCTCATCATGAATGTTGGTGCCGGCGGCGGTGGTGGTGCCGTAGCCGTAGCTGCCCCCACTGGTGGTGCCGCCGCTGGTGGTGCTGCAGCTGCTCCTGCTGCCGAGGAAAAGAAGGTAAACGAAATTAGTGGTCCTTTTTGGAATCTGTTTAACCCTGAGTTGCGTACTTATTATTGTTTGTTGAATGTGTGCAGGAGGAGCCAAAGGAAGAAAGTGATGATGATATGGGATTCAGTTTGTTCGATTAGAAGCTGTTTTCAGTATGATCTTGTCTGTTTCCAAAAAAATAGTTGGCTAAGTTTTAGTATTTGATGTTTGAGATATTCAGAGAAGTGTAAGAGTACATGTAATTTTGAGGTTAATGACTCCTGTTTTGCTAGTTTGTGCCTTATTTTTAGCCATTTTTGTCGTTTTGAAATCAAATGTTTGTTCTTCTTTTGCTTGTTTTTATTCTCTGTTTCTTTTAATTGTTTGTgcatttaaataataaaaaacttGAAAAGATTTTGAGGTTCTTTATGATGAAATGAGGTACAATGAAAACACACTCAGCTAGCTCAAAACCCTTCAAATTGTATCTCTGTTACTTA
Proteins encoded in this window:
- the LOC138873737 gene encoding uncharacterized protein, whose amino-acid sequence is MAIPEDSTTNANVGARSGTGMVRSTTILDHNHPLYLHPSDSPGSMSVGLILIGIENYSLWSRAMKVALLEKNKLCLVDGSTSKEDFGTKLGSQWDQCNAIVTSWLMSNVSRKLVIRVLFSSNAQKIWAAFKERFDKVNGSRLYYLHKEIFTLTQGISSVSTYFTKLKDIWAEYDSILPPPSSATEYIEQLEYQRLLQFLMGLNDGFEQARSQILLMPTLLSIDKAYAMVVQDENRKMIAGNAYGQAGHTDPTALFTARPSRNFNLKCEFCHLKGHTKIECYKLMKYEFCNKTGHRKENCYKIVGYPTNSSRRRKPMQ
- the LOC104213902 gene encoding large ribosomal subunit protein P1; translation: MSIGEIACTYACLILNDEDIPITAEKISSIVKAANVTVEPYWPLLFAKLAEKRNLSDLIMNVGAGGGGGAVAVAAPTGGAAAGGAAAAPAAEEKKEEPKEESDDDMGFSLFD